The following coding sequences are from one Lolium rigidum isolate FL_2022 chromosome 6, APGP_CSIRO_Lrig_0.1, whole genome shotgun sequence window:
- the LOC124667654 gene encoding protein PIGMENT DEFECTIVE 338, chloroplastic-like gives MPPPSCRLLPPVSPPPALPKPQLFHHVARALAPRQAHTLARARPVASAQVDAALSAGFVRLLNAGQKDTESVGGHYDPKSGDYAVGVVVSGTEARLDVAVGADRLATLLTKELLPLCRAELPTVGDEASPPRPGSVGVVAASAVDEQKRRTRTLVAPGTVVFAEVLGRTLSGRPLLSARRLFRRLAWHRARQIMQLDEPIEVKIYEWNTGGLLTRIEGLRAFLPKFELMDRTNTFTDLKSKVGRSIRVCVIRLDEETNDLIISEKKAWEMTYLKEGALLQGSVRKIFPYGAQVGISGTNRSGLLHISNISRGQVLSVSDILNVNDEVKVLVIKSNVSDKIALSIADLESAPGLFLSDKEKVFSEAEEMAKRYREQLPVISQNIELDYDLQGETIPFDKEATLYANWKWFKFLMHGKPGEKNDQT, from the exons ATGCCGCCGCCATcttgccgcctcctccctcccGTCTCGCCGCCTCCCGCGCTCCCCAAGCCGCAGCTCTTCCACCACGTCGCCAGAGCCCTCGCACCAAGGCAGGCCCATACCCTGGCCCGGGCCCGACCCGTTGCCTCCGCTCAGGTCGACGCCGCTCTCTCCGCCGGCTTCGTCCGCCTCCTCAACGCCGGCCAGAAGGACACGGAAAGCGTGGGCGGGCACTACGACCCGAAGTCGGGAGACTACGCCGTcggggtcgtcgtctccggcaccGAGGCCCGCCTCGACGTCGCCGTCGGCGCCGACCGCCTCGCCACGCTCCTCACCAAGGAGCTCCTCCCGCTTTGCCGCGCCGAGCTCCCCACCGTAGGTGATGAAGCATCTCCGCCTCGGCCGGGGAGCGTAGGCGTCGTCGCGGCCTCCGCCGTGGATGAGCAGAAGCGCAGGACAAGGACGCTGGTAGCGCCCGGCACGGTGGTGTTCGCGGAGGTGCTCGGCCGCACGCTGAGCGGCCGGCCTCTGCTGTCCGCGAGGCGGCTCTTTCGACGCCTCGCATGGCACCGGGCCAGGCAG ATTATGCAACTTGACGAGCCGATTGAGGTCAAAATTTACGAGTGGAATACTGGGGGACTTCTTACAAGAATTGAG GGGCTGAGAGCATTCCTTCCAAAATTTGAGCTCATGGACAGGACAAATACGTTTACAgacttgaaaagcaaa GTTGGTCGCAGCATACGTGTTTGCGTTATAAGGCTGGATGAGGAGACTAATGACCTCATAATTAGTGAGAAGAAAGCATGG GAAATGACATATCTTAAAGAAGGAGCTCTTCTACAAGGGAGTGTACGCAAGATTTTTCCATATGGTGCACAAGTTGGGATAAGTGGGACCAACAGAAG TGGCTTACTACACATCTCCAACATTAGTCGAGGCCAGGTCTTGTCAGTAAGTGACATCTTAAATGTAAACGATGAGGTGAAAGTTCTGGTGATCAAGTCGAATGTTTCAGACAAAATTGCTCTCAG CATAGCAGACCTTGAGAGTGCTCCTGGCTTATTTCTCTCAGACAAGGAG AAGGTGTTCTCTGAAGCTGAGGAAATGGCAAAGAGGTATCGGGAGCAGCTTCCAGTCATCTCCCAGAACATTGAATTAGATTATGACCTTCAAGGGGAAACTATTCCATTTGATAAGGAGGCTACACTGTATGCAAACTGGAAATGGTTCAAATTTCTGATGCATGGCAAGCCTGGTGAGAAAAATGATCAAACATAG
- the LOC124665850 gene encoding uncharacterized protein LOC124665850 has product MGYLWRVRLSSFLAGAATASAAGFFLLYKDHLVARAAITQQVEDVKRISEKHYETLNHRIIAMEKREESANKEASD; this is encoded by the exons ATGGGTTACCTCTGGCGGGTCAGGCTCTCGTCGTTCTTGGCCGGCGCGGCGACGGCTTCAGCGGCGGGGTTCTTCCTCCTCTACAAAGACCACCTCGTCGCCCGCGCCGCCATCACCCAACAG GTGGAGGACGTCAAGAGGATTTCTGAAAAGCACTATGAAACCCTGAATCATCGGATCATAGCAATGGAAAAGAGAGAAGAATCAGCTAATAAAGAGGCTTCTGATTAG